One Methylocapsa sp. D3K7 DNA window includes the following coding sequences:
- the ftsH gene encoding ATP-dependent zinc metalloprotease FtsH has translation MNPNFRNFALWVIIILLVVALVMLFQNPGQRVPSQDIAFSQLLNEVDQGHVREVTIAGNEITGHFTDNRAFATYSPNDPSLVQSLYKKNVSITAKPPTENTNWLMTLLVNGLPLIAIIGVWIFLSRQMQGAGGKAMGFGKSKAKLLTEAHGRVTFEDVAGVDEAKEDLQEIVEFLRDPQRFQKLGGRIPRGVLLVGPPGTGKTLLARAIAGEANVPFFTISGSDFVEMFVGVGASRVRDMFEQAKKNSPCIIFIDEIDAVGRHRGAGLGGGNDEREQTLNQLLVEMDGFEANESIILIAATNRPDVLDPALLRPGRFDRQIVVSNPDIVGRERILKVHVRKVPLAPDVELKTVARGTPGFSGADLMNLVNEAALLAARRGKRVVTMSEFEDSKDKIMMGAERRTMVMTEQEKMLTAYHEGGHAIVALNVVATDPVHKATIIPRGRALGMVMQLPERDKLSMSYEQMTSRLAICMGGRVSEEIVFGKEKITSGAQSDIEQATNLARAMVTRWGFSDELGTVMYGDNQQEVFLGYSMGRQQTISEATAQKIDAEVRRLVEAGLAEATKIITEKRTDLETLAKGLLEYETLTGEEIVGLLKGQPPVRDAGNDAEPPLRGSPVPTTGVVRPKPGPEAGGLEPQPQA, from the coding sequence ATGAATCCGAATTTCCGGAATTTTGCGCTTTGGGTAATCATTATCCTGCTTGTCGTCGCGCTCGTTATGCTGTTCCAAAATCCTGGACAGCGGGTTCCGTCTCAGGATATTGCCTTCAGCCAGCTTCTTAATGAAGTTGACCAGGGTCACGTCCGCGAGGTGACGATCGCCGGCAATGAGATTACCGGGCATTTCACCGACAATCGGGCCTTCGCCACCTATTCTCCAAATGACCCGTCGCTGGTCCAAAGTCTCTATAAAAAGAATGTTTCGATCACCGCCAAGCCGCCGACGGAAAACACCAATTGGCTCATGACGCTGCTTGTCAATGGGTTGCCCCTGATCGCGATCATTGGCGTCTGGATCTTTTTGTCGAGGCAAATGCAGGGGGCGGGCGGCAAGGCCATGGGCTTTGGCAAGTCCAAGGCGAAACTCCTAACGGAGGCGCATGGGCGGGTGACATTCGAGGATGTCGCCGGTGTCGATGAGGCCAAGGAAGATCTCCAGGAGATTGTCGAGTTCCTGCGGGATCCGCAGCGCTTCCAAAAGCTTGGCGGGCGGATTCCGCGCGGTGTCTTGCTCGTTGGCCCGCCCGGTACCGGCAAGACCTTGCTTGCGCGTGCCATCGCCGGCGAAGCCAACGTCCCCTTCTTCACGATTTCCGGCTCGGATTTTGTGGAGATGTTCGTTGGCGTCGGCGCCAGCCGTGTCCGAGACATGTTCGAACAGGCCAAGAAGAATTCGCCTTGCATCATTTTCATCGATGAAATCGACGCCGTCGGCCGGCATCGCGGTGCTGGGCTTGGCGGCGGCAATGACGAGCGCGAACAGACCTTGAACCAACTCCTCGTCGAGATGGACGGCTTCGAAGCCAATGAAAGCATCATCCTGATCGCAGCGACCAATCGCCCCGATGTGCTTGATCCCGCGTTGCTGCGTCCCGGCCGTTTCGACCGCCAGATTGTCGTGTCGAACCCCGACATCGTCGGTCGCGAGCGTATTCTCAAGGTGCATGTCCGCAAGGTTCCGCTCGCCCCGGACGTCGAGTTGAAGACGGTGGCGCGCGGCACACCGGGTTTTTCCGGTGCCGACCTGATGAATCTCGTCAATGAGGCTGCGTTGCTTGCGGCAAGGCGCGGCAAGCGGGTCGTCACCATGTCCGAGTTCGAGGATTCGAAAGACAAGATCATGATGGGCGCCGAGCGGCGTACCATGGTCATGACCGAACAGGAGAAAATGCTGACCGCTTATCATGAGGGCGGCCATGCGATTGTCGCTCTCAATGTCGTCGCCACCGATCCGGTGCATAAGGCGACGATCATCCCTCGCGGCAGGGCGCTGGGCATGGTCATGCAGCTTCCTGAACGCGACAAGCTTTCGATGAGCTACGAGCAGATGACCTCGCGGCTTGCCATCTGCATGGGCGGCCGGGTTTCGGAAGAGATCGTCTTCGGCAAGGAGAAGATCACCTCCGGTGCCCAATCCGACATCGAGCAAGCGACAAATCTCGCCCGCGCGATGGTGACCCGCTGGGGGTTCTCCGACGAACTCGGCACGGTCATGTATGGAGATAACCAGCAGGAGGTTTTCCTCGGCTATTCGATGGGGCGCCAGCAAACCATCTCCGAGGCGACCGCTCAGAAGATCGACGCTGAAGTGCGCCGCTTGGTCGAGGCAGGTCTCGCCGAAGCAACGAAAATCATTACCGAGAAGCGCACGGATCTTGAGACTCTCGCCAAGGGCCTCCTCGAATATGAGACGCTGACCGGCGAAGAGATCGTCGGGCTCTTGAAGGGACAACCGCCGGTGCGCGATGCCGGCAATGATGCCGAACCGCCCTTGCGCGGCTCCCCGGTTCCGACGACCGGTGTCGTCCGGCCGAAACCGGGTCCCGAGGCTGGCGGGTTGGAGCCGCAGCCGCAGGCCTAG